From Malaciobacter mytili LMG 24559:
CCTGTTGGTTCATCAGCAATAATTAGTTTTGGATTATGGGCAAGTGCACGAGCAACGGCAACTCTTTGTTGCTCTCCACCACTTAATTCATTTGGATAATATCCAGCTCTATGTGCTAACTTAACATGAGCTAAAAGTTTATTTGCTTGATCTTTTGATATGTCATGTGAATAGCCATTTATTTTTAGAGGAATCATAATATTTTCCTCTATTGTCCATTCATTTATAAGTTTATAATCTTGAAAAATAATACCAATATCTCTTCTTAACTTTCTTAAGCTTTTAGAAGAAATACTATTCATCTCTTGGCCATCTATATTTAAACTTCCATGT
This genomic window contains:
- a CDS encoding cell division ATP-binding protein FtsE codes for the protein MIQAKNIYLAYDENKFIIKKGNFSINSKEFIFIGGTSGSGKSTLLKSFYGDIGLKHGSLNIDGQEMNSISSKSLRKLRRDIGIIFQDYKLINEWTIEENIMIPLKINGYSHDISKDQANKLLAHVKLAHRAGYYPNELSGGEQQRVAVARALAHNPKLIIADEPTGNLDDYSAEVVWNLLKGANEQLGITVVVVTHRVPKNFGIRFRQLSIEDGIIYEVS